A window of the Vicugna pacos chromosome 32, VicPac4, whole genome shotgun sequence genome harbors these coding sequences:
- the HSPB8 gene encoding heat shock protein beta-8 — MADGQMPFPCPYGSRLRRDPFRDSSLSSRLLDDGFGMDPFPDDLTAPWPDWALPRISSAWPGTLRSGMVHRGPTSGGRFRVPAEGRSPPPFPGEPWKVCVNVHSFKPEELMVKTKDGYVEVSGKHEEKQQEGGIVSKNFTKKIQLPAEVDPATVFASLSPEGLLIIEAPQVPPYSPFGESSFNNELPQDNQEVTCT, encoded by the exons ATGGCTGATGGTCAGATGCCCTTCCCCTGCCCTTATGGAAGTCGCCTGCGCCGGGACCCCTTCCGAGACTCATCCCTGTCCTCTCGCCTGCTGGACGATGGCTTTGGCATGGACCCCTTCCCCGACGACTTGACTGCCCCTTGGCCTGACTGGGCCCTGCCTCGCATCTCCTCTGCCTGGCCGGGCACCCTGAGGTCAGGGATGGTGCACCGGGGGCCCACTTCCGGGGGCAGGTTTAGGGTACCTGCCGAGGGCAGGagcccccctcccttccctggggaGCCCTGGAAAGTGTGTGTCAACGTGCACAGCTTTAAGCCGGAGGAGCTGATGGTAAAAACGAAGGATGGATACGTGGAGGTGTCTG GTAAACATGAAGAGAAGCAGCAAGAAGGCGGCATCGTTTCCAAGAACTTCACAAAGAAAATCCA GCTTCCTGCAGAGGTGGATCCTGCGACCGTATTCGCCTCACTTTCCCCAGAAGGCCTGCTGATCATCGAAGCTCCCCAGGTCCCCCCTTACTCACCATTTGGAGAGAGCAGTTTCAACAATGAGCTTCCCCAAGACAACCAGGAAGTCACTTGTACCTGA